A portion of the Gossypium arboreum isolate Shixiya-1 chromosome 8, ASM2569848v2, whole genome shotgun sequence genome contains these proteins:
- the LOC108467475 gene encoding uncharacterized protein LOC108467475, whose protein sequence is MARLTKEHVLKDEKTHDPATITSLSLSHKALSDVSCLAEFENLERLDLAFNNLTSLQGLKSCVNLKWLSVVQNKLQTLEGIEGLTKLTVLNAGKNKLRSTEEVKPLVNLRALILNDNEIVSICGLDDMKDLNTLVLSRNPITEIGNSLVKLKSITKFSASNCQIQAIESSLKCCVELKELRLAHNDIKSLPSELSCNKKLQNLDLGNNLISQWSEFKALDSLVHLKNLNLQGNPIAEKDKLAKKVKRLLPNLHIFNARPIDKSIKNKEGEIVNIASHSTDIHMEEKTGRKRKKNPEFLVSVEKQDVNHDSNATAFDTEKESKRKKKKGNDKLTEVSVAKDDVVVEKEEKKKKPKVEQKGRKTNDKFSTSMHGDGTTGEEKPKKKKKLEKRAELDIIDDAGASFTELFATDVADPIHDGKRKIVDRANQDTKSSDSLVTYPVKKKKSKHAVLAELELTPAIEVGMGGVSTWGDE, encoded by the exons ATGGCTCGCTTGACCAAAGAACATGTCTTGAAAGACGAGAAGACACATGATCCCGCCACCATCACTTCCCTCTCTCTTTCCCACAAAGCTCTCTCCGAT GTTTCTTGCTTGGCTGAATTCGAAAACTTGGAAAGACTCGACCTTGCTTTTAACAATCTCACTTCgctccag GGATTGAAGTCTTGTGTTAACTTGAAATGGTTATCAGTTGTTCAAAACAAATTACAAACATTAGAAGGAATCGAAGGACTCACTAAGCTCACT GTGTTGAATGCTGGCAAAAATAAGCTTAGATCAACGGAAGAGGTTAAGCCTCTTGTTAATTTACGCGCATTAATTCTGAATG ATAATGAGATTGTTTCCATTTGTGGACTCGATGATATGAAAGATTTGAACACTCTTG TACTTTCTAGGAATCCAATCACAGAAATTGGCAATTCTCTTGTCAAGCTGAAATCTATCACAAAG TTCTCTGCCTCTAATTGCCAAATTCAAGCTATCGAGTCGTCACTCAAGTGCTGCGTTGAATTAAAAGAGCTTCGACTCGCTCACAAtgatatcaag AGTCTCCCGTCGGAGCTGTCTTGTAATAAAAAGCTTCAAAATTTGGACTTGGGAAATAATTTAATCTCTCAATGGTCGGAATTTAAG GCACTGGATTCATTAGTCCATCTGAAGAATCTCAACCTACAAGGAAATCCCAtagctgaaaaagataaattGGCTAAGAAG GTTAAAAGGTTACTGCCTAACTTACACATATTCAATGCAAGACCAATTGATAAAAGCATAAAAAACAAAGAGGGTGAGATCGTCAACATTGCTTCGCATAGTACAGATATTCACATGGAGGAGAAAACAGGtcggaaaagaaaaaagaatcccGAATTTCTAGTGTCGGTTGAGAAACAAGACGTTAATCATGATAGTAATGCTACTGCTTTTGATACCGAGAAAGAATCGAAGAGGAAAAAGAAGAAAGGAAACGACAAACTGACAGAAGTTTCCGTTGCTAAGGACGATGTCGTcgttgaaaaggaagaaaagaagaaaaaaccgAAGGTCGAACAAAAAGGAAGGAAAACAAATGATAAGTTCTCAACTTCAATGCACGGGGATGGTACCACGGGTGAAGAGAaaccgaagaagaagaagaaactaGAGAAACGGGCTGAACTAGACATTATCGACGATGCAGGTGCCTCGTTCACAGAGCTGTTTGCAACTGATGTTGCTGATCCGATACATGATGGTAAAAGGAAGATAGTCGATAGAGCAAATCAAGATACAAAATCGTCTGATAGCTTAGTTACCTACcctgtaaaaaagaaaaaaagtaaacATGCAGTGCTTGCGGAACTTGAGCTGACCCCAGCAATTGAAGTCGGAATGGGTGGCGTGTCAACTTGGGGTGACGAGTGA
- the LOC108467726 gene encoding mRNA-decapping enzyme-like protein: protein MSQPQFGKLMPNLDQQSTKLLNLTVLRRIDPFVEEILITAAHVAFYEFNIDLSQWSRKDVEGSLFVVKRNTQPRFQFIVMNRRNTDNLVENLLGDFEYEVQDKYLLYRNASQEINGIWFYDAHELEEVANLFSRILTAYSKVPQKSKATSTKGEFEELEAVSTMAIMDGPLEPSSSTAPSVADVPDDPAFVNFFSTAMTIGNASKTSNFGQPYQCSAAMPAPSNPPIVASPTVPALHLPYPLSSSTPLMPLLDTPESGSNHTNLVKPSTFFLHPSSSSQILPPVSTSSPTASLLNPPLSLQRPHGAPLLQPFPPPAPSPSLTPAPVPTHNYGLNISRGKVRDALLALIQDNQFIDMVHRALLNAHNS, encoded by the exons ATGTCGCAGCCGCAATTCGGGAAATTAATGCCTAATCTTGATCAACAAAGCACGAAACTCCTCAATTTAACGGTTCTCCGTCGCATCGACCCTTTCGTCGAAGAAATTCTTATCACCGCTGCTCATGTAGCCTTCTATGAGTTCAACATCGACCTTAGCCAATGG AGTCGAAAAGATGTCGAAGGATCTCTTTTTGTTGTCAAGAG GAATACGCAGCCTAGGTTTCAGTTTATTGTGATGAATAGACGCAATACTG ATAATTTGGTGGAAAACCTCTTGGGAGATTTCGAGTATGAAGTTCAGGATAAATATCTACTATACCGCAATGCTTCTCAGGAAATAAATGGTATTTGGTTCTATGATGCACATGAACTCGAGGAGGTTGCGAATCTTTTTAGCAG GATTCTTACTGCATACTCAAAGGTTCCCCAGAAGTCAAAGGCAACATCAACAAAAGG TGAGTTTGAAGAACTGGAAGCTGTCTCAACAATGGCCATCATGGATGGTCCCTTGGAGCCATCATCATCAACTGCACCCAGTGTCGCAGATGTCCCTGATGACCCTGCCTTCGTGAATTTCTTCAGT ACAGCTATGACCATTGGAAATGCTTCAAAGACATCGAATTTTGGACAACCATACCAATGTTCTGCTGCAATGCCTGCACCTTCGAACCCACCCATTGTTGCGTCCCCTACAGTGCCAGCTTTGCATTTGCCATATCCTCTATCGTCTTCTACCCCATTGATGCCACTACTTGATACCCCTGAATCTGGAAGCAATCATACTAATCTCGTAAAGCCCTCGACGTTCTTTTTGCATCCTTCCTCTTCTTCACAGATATTGCCACCTGTCTCTACATCTTCACCGACTGCTTCTCTACTTAACCCTCCTCTGAGTCTACAACGCCCACATGGTGCTCCACTGCTTCAACCTTTTCCACCGCCTGCTCCCTCACCATCACTCACGCCTGCTCCCGTTCCCACGCACAACTATGGTTTAAATATCAGTAGAGGAAAAGTTCGAGATGCACTTTTGGCTCTCATTCAG GACAATCAATTCATCGACATGGTCCACCGAGCACTTCTAAATGCTCATAATTCTTGA
- the LOC108469414 gene encoding casparian strip membrane protein 2-like, producing MATDKSGEIAINMAETKASAKGTAPLLNSSKAVAAVEPPNRGAKKGLAVGDFVLRLCALGAALGATVAMGTADQLLPFFTQFLQFEAQYDDFDTFRFFVMALGIVSCYLLLSLPLSIICIIRPLATTPRLSLVIFDSMMAALTIAAGSASASMVYLAHNGNDDVNWLPFCQQFGDFCQSASGAVIGSLLAAALLVIIIILSAFALKRN from the exons ATGGCGACGGATAAAAGTGGTGAGATAGCAATCAACATGGCGGAGACAAAAGCCAGTGCTAAAGGAACAGCCCCATTGTTAAACTCTTCGAAAGCTGTCGCCGCCGTAGAACCACCGAACCGAGGAGCGAAAAAAGGGCTCGCTGTTGGCGACTTTGTATTAAGACTGTGCGCACTTGGAGCCGCCCTCGGAGCAACTGTAGCAATGGGGACTGCCGATCAACTTCTCCCTTTTTTCACTCAATTCCTCCAGTTCGAAGCTCAGTACGATGATTTCGATACTTTCCG GTTTTTCGTGATGGCACTTGGCATAGTTTCTTGTTATCTTCTCCTTTCATTGCCACTCTCCATAATTTGCATCATTCGTCCACTTGCAACAACGCCAAGGCTCTCCCTTGTCATCTTTGATTCC ATGATGGCGGCTTTAACCATAGCTGCAGGTTCGGCTTCTGCATCGATGGTGTATTTGGCTCATAACGGGAACGATGACGTGAATTGGCTTCCTTTTTGTCAACAATTTGGTGATTTTTGCCAAAGTGCAAGTGGAGCAGTGATAGGTTCTCTATTAGCTGCTGCCCTGCTCGTGATTATAATTatcctttcagcttttgctctAAAAAGAAACTGA
- the LOC108469379 gene encoding casparian strip membrane protein 2-like, protein METEKSVKETAINMPEIKSDDKAKAPLLNSSKAIAVTVEQPNRGSKKGIASGDFVLRLFAMGAALGAAVTMGNNQQILPFFTQFFEFLAQYNDITTFVYFVTANAAVAGYLFLSLPFSVICINRPLATTPRLVLVIFDTVMMGITITAASASASMVYLAHNGNQNTMWLPFCQQFGNFCQTASGAVVGSLIAGTFLIFIIILSAFALK, encoded by the exons ATGGAGACGGAAAAAAGTGTAAAAGAGACAGCCATCAACATGCCGGAGATAAAGTCCGATGATAAAGCAAAAGCCCCATTATTAAACTCTTCGAAAGCTATCGCCGTCACCGTCGAACAACCGAACCGAGGATCGAAAAAAGGAATCGCCAGCGGCGACTTCGTTTTGAGACTGTTCGCCATGGGAGCCGCCCTCGGTGCCGCTGTAACAATGGGGAATAATCAACAAATCCTCCCTTTCTTCACTCAGTTCTTTGAGTTCTTAGCTCAGTACAATGATATTACAACTTTCGT GTATTTCGTGACTGCAAATGCCGCAGTTGCTGGTTATCTTTTCCTTTCGTTGCCATTCTCTGTGATCTGCATTAATCGTCCACTTGCAACGACGCCGAGGCTCGTCCTTGTTATCTTTGATACT GTGATGATGGGTATAACTATAACCGCAGCTTCAGCTTCAGCATCGATGGTGTATTTGGCTCACAACGGGAACCAAAACACGATGTGGCTTCCTTTTTGTCAACAATTTGGTAATTTCTGTCAGACTGCAAGTGGAGCAGTGGTGGGTTCTCTCATAGCCGGCACATTCCTCATATTTATAATTatcctttcagcttttgctctGAAATGA
- the LOC108469439 gene encoding casparian strip membrane protein 2-like, producing the protein METNKTMRETTINLPETKAEAKEKAPLLNSSKAIAILEPPNQGTKKGIAIGDFVLRLCTIGATLGATVTMGNAGAVAPFTTRFLRFEAQFNDIPTFVFFMVANGIVTGYLFLSLPFSTICIVRPLAKAPRILLIIFDTAMTGLTLASASAVASIVYLAHNGNPNTNWLPFCQQFGDFCSSTSGAMVGSLLAGTLFMTIIILSAFALKRN; encoded by the exons ATGGAGACCAATAAAACTATGAGGGAGACAACAATCAACCTGCCGGAGACGAAGGCCGAGGCTAAAGAAAAAGCCCCATTATTAAACTCTTCGAAAGCTATCGCCATCCTCGAACCACCGAATCAAGGAACAAAAAAAGGAATCGCCATCGGCGACTTCGTTTTGAGACTGTGCACCATCGGAGCCACCCTCGGTGCCACCGTAACAATGGGGAATGCTGGTGCTGTTGCTCCTTTTACCACTCGGTTCTTACGGTTTGAAGCTCAGTTCAATGATATTCCAACTTTCGT GTTTTTCATGGTGGCAAATGGCATAGTTACTGGCTATCTTTTCCTTTCATTGCCATTCTCTACAATTTGCATCGTTCGTCCACTTGCAAAAGCTCCGAGGATCCTCCTTATCATCTTTGATACT GCAATGACAGGCTTAACTCTAGCTTCAGCTTCAGCTGTTGCATCAATTGTGTATCTGGCTCATAATGGGAACCCAAACACCAATTGGCTTCCTTTTTGTCAACAATTTGGTGATTTTTGTTCAAGTACAAGTGGAGCAATGGTGGGTTCTCTCCTAGCTGGCACACTCTTCATGACTATAATTATACTTTCAGCTTTTGCTCttaaaagaaattga